From the Streptomyces nodosus genome, the window GGAAGACGTGAACAAGGCGCAGCTCGTAGAAGCGATTGCCGACAAGATGGGCGGCCGCCAGCAGGCTGCCGATGCTGTCGACGCGGTCCTGGACGCGATCGTCCGCGCGGTCGTCGGAGGCGACCGGGTCTCGGTCACCGGCTTCGGTTCGTTCGAGAAGGTCGAGCGTCCGGCCCGTTACGCCCGTAACCCGCAGACGGGAGAGCGGGTTCGGGTCAAGAAGACCTCTGTGCCGCGCTTCCGCGCAGGACAGGGCTTCAAGGACCTGGTCAGTGGCACCAAGAAGCTCCCCCGCGGCGGCGAGGTCGCCGTCAAGAAGGCGCCCAAGGGCAGCCTCTCGGGCGGAGCGGCCGCCACCGTCAAGAAGGCCGCGGCGAAGAAGACCACCGCCAGGAAGGCGGCGCCCGCGAAGAAGGTCACCGCGAAGAAGGCGGCGGTGAAGAAGACCACGGCCGCCGCGAAGAAGACCACCGCGAAGAAGGCGGCGGTGAAGAAGACCACCGCGGCCGCGAAGAAGACCACGGCGAAGAAGACCACCGCCAAGAAGGCGGCGGCCAAGAAGGCTCCGGCGAAGAAGGCCCCGGCCAAGAAGTCGACGGCCCGGAAGACCACCGCCAAGAAGACCACCGCCCGCAGGTA encodes:
- a CDS encoding HU family DNA-binding protein, which codes for MNKAQLVEAIADKMGGRQQAADAVDAVLDAIVRAVVGGDRVSVTGFGSFEKVERPARYARNPQTGERVRVKKTSVPRFRAGQGFKDLVSGTKKLPRGGEVAVKKAPKGSLSGGAAATVKKAAAKKTTARKAAPAKKVTAKKAAVKKTTAAAKKTTAKKAAVKKTTAAAKKTTAKKTTAKKAAAKKAPAKKAPAKKSTARKTTAKKTTARR